The Tripterygium wilfordii isolate XIE 37 chromosome 17, ASM1340144v1, whole genome shotgun sequence genome has a window encoding:
- the LOC119982440 gene encoding BTB/POZ domain-containing protein POB1-like: MKYSATDPFDPRTEMESDFAPGSDGDFGFAFNDSNFSDRLLRIEIMGDPPESRTDGEGCTSIADWARHRKRRREDIRKENVVDISGGPEEQILNDNQPDMDECVGSENQDEEAVAMIEEEGSADEAADGNESNWSMDSTVVEVKTLHISSPILAAKSPFFYKLFSNGMRESEQRHVTLRINSSEEAALMELLNFMYSNTISTNSAPALLDVLLAADKFEVASCMRYCSRLLRGMEMTPESALLYLELPSSVLMAEAVQPLTDAAKQFLAARYKDITKFHEEVMALPLAGIEATLASDDLQVASEDAVYDFVLKWARTQYPNLDDRREILGSRLARFIRFPFMTCRKLRKVLTCSDFEHDVATKLVIEALFFKAEAPHRQRLLTAEESVTLNRRFVERAYKYRPVKVLEFQQPRRQCVVYLDLKREECGNLFPSGRVYSQAFHLGGQGFFLSAHCNMDQQSSFHCFGLFLGMQEKGAVSFAVDYEFAARSKPREEFVSKYTGNYTFTGGKAVGYRNLFAIPWTSFMAEDSPYFINGILHLKAELTIKQ, from the exons ATGAAATATTCGGCTACGGATCCGTTCGACCCGAGAACGGAGATGGAATCCGACTTCGCGCCTGGTTCCGATGGGGATTTCGGTTTCGCTTTTAACGACAGCAATTTCTCCGATAGACTGCTTAGGATAGAGATCATGGGTGACCCACCCGAGAGTAGGACCGATGGTGAAGGCTGCACCAGCATAGCTGACTGGGCTAGACACCGCAAGAGGAGAAGGGAGGATATCAGGAAGGAAAATG TTGTGGATATCTCTGGTGGTCCTGAGGAACAGATTTTAAATGACAACCAGCCTGATATGGATGAGTGTGTGGGATCTGAAAATCAAGATGAAGAAGCTGTGGCAATGATTGAAGAGGAAGGATCAG CCGATGAAGCTGCAGATGGCAATGAGTCAAATTGGTCCATGGATTCTACAGTTGTGGAAGTTAAAACATTACACATTAGCTCACCTATTTTAGCAGCAAAGAGTCCATTTTTCTATAAG CTTTTCTCAAATGGGATGAGGGAGTCCGAGCAGCGGCATGTAACACTGCGAATCAATTCTTCTG AGGAAGCCGCACTCATGGAGCTTCTGAATTTCATGTACAGCAATACGATATCCACTAATAGTGCTCCAGCTTTGCTTGATGTTCTATTGGCTGCGGACAAGTTTGAGGTTGCTTCATGCATGAGGTATTGCAGCCGACTCTTGCGTGGTATGGAAATGACACCGGAATCTGCTTTACTTTATCTAGAGCTTCCCTCTAGTGTTTTGATGGCCGAAGCTGTTCAGCCATTGACCGATGCTGCAAAGCAGTTCCTTGCAGCCCGCTACAAGGATATTACCAA GTTCCATGAGGAGGTGATGGCCTTACCTCTTGCTGGAATAGAGGCAACATTGGCAAGTGATGATCTTCAGGTTGCATCTGAAGATGCTGTCTATGACTTTGTATTGAAGTGGGCCAGGACCCAGTATCCAAATCTGGACGACCGGCGTGAAATCCTGGGCTCACGGCTTGCACGCTTTATTCGCTTCCCTTTCATGACCTGCCGGAAGCTTAGGAAGGTTTTAACCTGTAGCGACTTTGAACATGATGTTGCAACAAAGCTTGTGATTGAAGCTCTCTTTTTCAAAGCTGAGGCCCCACACCGACAACGGTTACTAACAGCAGAGGAGTCAGTTACTTTGAACCGTCGCTTTGTGGAGCGGGCCTACAAGTATCGACCTGTTAAGGTGTTGGAATTTCAACAGCCTCGGCGGCAGTGTGTGGTCTACCTGGACTTAAAGCGGGAAGAGTGTGGAAACTTGTTTCCTTCGGGGCGTGTGTATTCCCAGGCATTTCACTTGGGTGGACAAGGTTTTTTCTTATCAGCTCATTGCAACATGGATCAGCAGAGCTCCTTCCATTGTTTTGGGCTTTTTCTGGGGATGCAGGAGAAAGGAGCTGTAAGTTTTGCCGTGGACTACGAATTTGCAGCAAGGTCAAAGCCAAGGGAGGAGTTTGTTAGCAAATACACCGGCAACTACACTTTCACTGGGGGAAAGGCAGTAGGCTACCGAAACTTATTTGCCATCCCATGGACTTCATTTATGGCAGAGGACAGTCCTTATTTCATCAACGGAATTCTGCATCTTAAAGCCGAGCTCACCATCAAGCAGTGA
- the LOC119982441 gene encoding protein CURVATURE THYLAKOID 1A, chloroplastic-like gives MATAAATAVLMPLRIPSATSRLARCSNLPYLPPRLSTTSIIQVSESRRFSLVPIRASSSEESSTSIDTDEIFTDLKQKWDALENKSTVIVYGGGAIVAVWLSSIIVGAVNSVPLLPKIMELVGLGYTGWFVYRYLLFKSSRKELATDIEALKKKIAGTE, from the exons ATGGCAACGGCAGCGGCCACCGCCGTTTTGATGCCTCTGCGGATTCCCTCCGCCACCTCCAGACTCGCTCGCTGCTCTAATTTGCCTTACCTTCCACCTCGCTTATCCACTACTTCCATTATACAAGTCTCAG AGTCTCGAAGGTTTTCTCTGGTTCCAATTAGGGCCTCTTCTTCGGAAGAGTCTTCCACTTCAATTGATACTGATGAGATTTTTACAGATTTGAAGCAAAAG TGGGATGCACTTGAAAACAAGTCTACTGTAATTGTTTATGGAGGAGGAGCAATAGTTGCTGTTTGGCTCTCATCAATTATTGTCGGTGCCGTAAACTCGGTACCTCTG CTTCCGAAGATCATGGAGTTGGTCGGGCTTGGATACACGGGGTGGTTTGTCTATCGATACCTCCTCTTCAAG TCGAGCAGAAAAGAGCTGGCTACAGATATTGAAGCgctgaagaagaagattgcTGGAACTGAATAG